One part of the Augochlora pura isolate Apur16 chromosome 3, APUR_v2.2.1, whole genome shotgun sequence genome encodes these proteins:
- the Tusp gene encoding WD40 superfamily protein Tusp isoform X1, producing MHLHFEENNNGKCDCNILSLSWMGKVPDESPEVILVKWNEPYQKLASCDSSGVIFVWMKYEGRWSIELINDRTIPVTHFSWSHDGRLAVICYRDGFVLVGTVGGQRYWASTLNDKAIVTCGIWTPDDQQVYFGTTAGQLIVMDVHGAMVSEVQLAAGVTSMAWSVEKFTMEEGDDDLSNDRSHRDDRNYVLAVCLADGNIVMLRSFDDVSPITIRTNLKAPLHAEWSNSRKLLAIAGTQESDTQGSSPHEYTNLLKFYSVTGALVYTAAIPYTQCPVSALTWGHNDRRLFVATGARVHAAWVSRRVGSLQLLSRLAVRATLTRESSVQQLPLPPRLRASVAALFASTIRCSVPEPGELRRFVSRPPPGGGRLYCTMLRHAVEPVPCYTLYLEHLGGLVPLLKGRRTSKIRPEFVIFDPQSQDTLQDVEDTSQCPSFSDGSDTERDTADLCGSPRNKRKNRRKRAEDKSNEENDDLTYVATLPEHARLVEVTSNIWGTKFKFHGLADSVPANLGQVTYRTSLLHLQPRQMTLVITELRDDVPAGPDPTFNPNLFSEDEEETFQELQGASRSTPDAQPPPIAPMTPRNARLNSNRPKSQISNQFMANETLPATLSRVENYENELPYVDLQEIGNLYDNLRTAPANTYRTPPRHNPPRCCDVPALQSPKNAVAPTQTIIATSNTGTDYANNIQRMKTVLADQQVGMVTKKELENNKFNQISQDDKAVLSSCPTTIIPMSIHNGQSPGAEPSSSRDCPQSSIVNGLDNNNSCPQPQAIFLNGVQGRKASHNSGSGATALGHGQSNGAFSKNGIHLASNHSPACSYQFPENIEQCVGQSCAHCISKFKDFKSHESCGKTNASYLPTCGSSSRSEEMRFIDDETRGEAVALEHSRAVHRTPTVASIGPLCVNDSIVRSCSVGYLDMVDAQLVPCDVALKMLRKEAPNKRLVLVSRKTKRRKKNKTQLEIGQQTSKSPRLRNCGKSRSLDSSDIFPVNDHVAAPPKLPEHIEEAAGVVNAEMTEGKSNESLEKTSDVIEVSVECAKRVAGTSTVNSPVKPSRLESPNSPARCSSPSGSLASSLDGLAARLRDFDESHSLPPPSPRPSCRFYDIFLRLPRSSPSSPAPSKKGKRPASASPIRRRLLSSPLLSRKTRKSRGESSDEEGLLPDESSMNYRDLETFQKAQLRQKLKQKGAGVSGHKSETAKRELVMHNKAPMWNESSQVYQLDFGGRVIQESAKNFQIEFKGRQVMQFGRIDRNTYTLDFQYPFSALQAFAVALANVTQRLK from the exons GACGGCTTCGTGCTCGTAGGCACCGTCGGGGGTCAAAGGTACTGGGCATCGACGTTGAACGACAAAGCTATTGTTACTTGTGGTATTTGGACACCGGATGATCAACAG GTATATTTCGGAACGACTGCGGGGCAATTAATAGTAATGGACGTTCACGGTGCAATGGTGTCGGAAGTGCAACTAGCAGCTGGTGTCACTTCGATGGCTTGGAGCGTGGAGAAGTTCACCATGGAAGAAGGGGACGACGATTTATCGAACGACAGATCTCACAGAG ACGATCGGAACTACGTGCTGGCCGTTTGTTTAGCCGACGGGAACATAGTGATGCTGCGGTCCTTCGACGACGTATCGCCCATCACGATACGGACGAACCTGAAGGCGCCGTTGCACGCGGAATGGAGCAATTCGCGTAAACTGTTGGCCATAGCCGGGACGCAGGAGTCGGACACGCAGGGCAGCAGCCCCCACGAGTACACGAACCTTTTGAAGTTTTACTCGGTCACCGGTGCCCTCGTGTACACCGCCGCGATACCGTACACGCAA TGCCCGGTGTCGGCTCTCACGTGGGGCCACAACGACAGGAGACTTTTCGTGGCGACAGGAGCACGTGTTCACGCGGCTTGGGTGTCAAG ACGGGTCGGCTCGTTGCAATTGTTGTCGCGTTTGGCGGTGAGAGCTACTCTAACCAGGGAATCCAGTGTTCAACAGCTTCCGTTGCCACCGAGATTGAGAGCGTCGGTGGCTGCACTTTTCGCTAGTACAATAAG ATGTTCGGTGCCAGAACCAGGGGAGCTAAGGCGGTTCGTATCGCGTCCACCTCCGGGAGGAGGACGGTTGTACTGCACCATGCTGAGGCACGCGGTGGAGCCGGTCCCATGTTACACGTTATACTTAGAGCACCTCGGGGGGCTGGTGCCCCTCCTGAAGGGCAGGCGGACCAGCAAAATCAGGCCGGAGTTCGTGATATTCGATCCGCAGAGTCAGGACACTCTGCAAGACGTGGAGGACACCTCGCAATGTCCGTCGTTTAGCGATGGCTCCGACACGGAAAGGGACACGGCCGATTTGTGCGGGTCACCGAGGAACAAACGGAAAAATAGGAGAAAAAGAGCGGAGGACAAGTCGAACGAGGAGAACGACGATCTTACCTACGTAGCCACTCTGCCAGAG CACGCGAGACTCGTCGAAGTAACGTCAAATATCTGGGGCACGAAATTCAAGTTCCACGGATTGGCAGACTCGGTGCCCGCTAACCTGGGCCAAGTCACCTATCGTACGTCGTTGCTGCATTTGCAACCGCGGCAAATGACTCTGGTGATAACGGAGCTGCGTGACGACGTTCCGGCAG GTCCAGACCCCACGTTCAACCCGAACCTGTTCTCCGAAGACGAGGAGGAAACGTTCCAGGAGCTCCAAGGAGCATCGAGGAGCACGCCGGATGCCCAGCCGCCGCCTATCGCGCCGATGACGCCGCGCAACGCACGACTAAACTCTAATCGTCCGAAATCACAAATCTCCAACCAGTTCATGGCCAACGAAACCCTGCCCGCGACGCTCTCGAGAGTCGAGAACTACGAGAACGAGCTGCCCTACGTAGACCTGCAGGAAATAGGGAACTTGTACGACAATCTGAGAACCGCGCCAGCGAATACCTATCGAACGCCGCCGAGACACAACCCGCCAAGGTGTTGCGACGTGCCGGCCCTCCAGTCGCCTAAAAACGCGGTCGCGCCCACGCAAACGATCATCGCGACCTCGAACACGGGGACCGACTACGCGAACAACATCCAACGGATGAAGACCGTTCTGGCCGACCAGCAGGTTGGTATGGTCACGAAGAAGGAGCTCGAGAACAACAAATTCAATCAGATCTCCCAGGACGACAAGGCTGTCCTGTCGTCCTGTCCAACGACGATCATTCCCATGTCCATACACAACGGCCAAAGCCCGGGCGCGGAACCGTCGAGCAGCCGCGACTGTCCCCAAAGCTCCATCGTGAACGGCTTGGACAACAACAACAGTTGTCCCCAGCCGCAGGCCATCTTCCTTAACGGTGTTCAGGGTAGGAAAGCTAGTCACAACTCCGGCAGCGGCGCGACGGCCTTGGGCCACGGGCAGAGCAACGGCGCCTTCAGCAAGAACGGTATACACTTGGCCAGTAACCATTCGCCCGCGTGTTCTTATCAATTTCCAGAGAACATCGAGCAGTGCGTCGGCCAGTCGTGCGCGCACTGCATCTCGAAGTTCAAAGACTTCAAGTCGCACGAGTCCTGCGGCAAAACGAACGCCAGCTACCTGCCGACCTGCGGCTCGAGCAGCAGGTCCGAGGAGATGCGTTTCATCGACGACGAGACCCGCGGCGAGGCGGTCGCGTTGGAACACTCCCGTGCCGTTCACCGAACCCCCACGGTCGCCAGTATCGGTCCCCTGTGCGTCAACGACTCCATAGTCAGAAGCTGCAGCGTCGGCTACCTGGACATGGTGGACGCGCAGCTGGTCCCCTGCGACGTCGCTCTGAAGATGCTCAGGAAAGAGGCGCCCAACAAGAGGCTGGTCCTTGTCTCGAGAAAGACcaaaaggagaaaaaagaaCAAGACTCAGCTGGAGATCGGACAGCAGACCTCCAAGTCGCCGAGGCTCCGCAACTGCGGCAAATCGAGGAGTCTCGACTCCAGCGACATATTCCCGGTGAACGATCacgtcgccgcgccgcccaAGTTGCCGGAGCACATCGAAGAGGCGGCGGGTGTCGTCAACGCCGAAATGACCGAGGGGAAGAGCAACGAGTCCCTGGAGAAGACGTCCGACGTCATAGAAGTGTCCGTTGAGTGTGCGAAACGCGTCGCCGGGACTAGCACGGTGAACTCCCCTGTCAAACCGAGCCGACTAGAAAGTCCTAATTCGCCTGCTAG ATGTTCTAGTCCAAGCGGTTCACTGGCATCATCCTTAGACGGTCTTGCAGCTCGACTGCGAGATTTCGATGAAAGTCATTCTTTGCCACCACCGTCACCTCGTCCATCCTGTAG ATTTTACGATATATTTCTTAGATTACCTAGAAGTTCCCCGAGTAGTCCAGCTCCCTCGAAGAAAGGTAAAAGaccggcgtcggcgtcgccaATTAGAAGGCGGCTGCTATCGAGTCCTTTATTAAGCAGAAAAACGCGAAAGAGCCGGGGCGAAAGTTCAGACGAGGAAGGCTTGCTTCCAGATGAATCGTCGATGAACTATAGAGACCTTGAAACTTTTCAAAAGGCACAGTTGCGCCAGAAG TTAAAGCAGAAAGGGGCGGGAGTATCCGGACACAAATCGGAGACAGCGAAACGGGAGCTCGTGATGCACAATAAAGCGCCAATGTGGAACGAGTCCAGCCAAGTGTATCAACTCGATTTCGGCGGCAGAGTGATCCAAGAAAGCgcgaaaaattttcaaatagagTTCAAGGGTCGACAG GTCATGCAATTTGGGAGGATAGATAGGAACACCTACACACTAGATTTCCAATATCCTTTTAGTGCATTACAAGCGTTCGCTGTTGCCTTGGCGAATGTTACACAACGGCTCAAGTAA
- the Tusp gene encoding WD40 superfamily protein Tusp isoform X4, with amino-acid sequence MHLHFEENNNGKCDCNILSLSWMGKVPDESPEVILVKWNEPYQKLASCDSSGVIFVWMKYEGRWSIELINDRTIPVTHFSWSHDGRLAVICYRDGFVLVGTVGGQRYWASTLNDKAIVTCGIWTPDDQQVYFGTTAGQLIVMDVHGAMVSEVQLAAGVTSMAWSVEKFTMEEGDDDLSNDRSHRDDRNYVLAVCLADGNIVMLRSFDDVSPITIRTNLKAPLHAEWSNSRKLLAIAGTQESDTQGSSPHEYTNLLKFYSVTGALVYTAAIPYTQCPVSALTWGHNDRRLFVATGARVHAAWVSRRVGSLQLLSRLAVRATLTRESSVQQLPLPPRLRASVAALFASTIRCSVPEPGELRRFVSRPPPGGGRLYCTMLRHAVEPVPCYTLYLEHLGGLVPLLKGRRTSKIRPEFVIFDPQSQDTLQDVEDTSQCPSFSDGSDTERDTADLCGSPRNKRKNRRKRAEDKSNEENDDLTYVATLPEHARLVEVTSNIWGTKFKFHGLADSVPANLGQVTYRTSLLHLQPRQMTLVITELRDDVPAGPDPTFNPNLFSEDEEETFQELQGASRSTPDAQPPPIAPMTPRNARLNSNRPKSQISNQFMANETLPATLSRVENYENELPYVDLQEIGNLYDNLRTAPANTYRTPPRHNPPRCCDVPALQSPKNAVAPTQTIIATSNTGTDYANNIQRMKTVLADQQDDKAVLSSCPTTIIPMSIHNGQSPGAEPSSSRDCPQSSIVNGLDNNNSCPQPQAIFLNGVQGRKASHNSGSGATALGHGQSNGAFSKNGIHLASNHSPACSYQFPENIEQCVGQSCAHCISKFKDFKSHESCGKTNASYLPTCGSSSRSEEMRFIDDETRGEAVALEHSRAVHRTPTVASIGPLCVNDSIVRSCSVGYLDMVDAQLVPCDVALKMLRKEAPNKRLVLVSRKTKRRKKNKTQLEIGQQTSKSPRLRNCGKSRSLDSSDIFPVNDHVAAPPKLPEHIEEAAGVVNAEMTEGKSNESLEKTSDVIEVSVECAKRVAGTSTVNSPVKPSRLESPNSPARCSSPSGSLASSLDGLAARLRDFDESHSLPPPSPRPSCRFYDIFLRLPRSSPSSPAPSKKGKRPASASPIRRRLLSSPLLSRKTRKSRGESSDEEGLLPDESSMNYRDLETFQKAQLRQKLKQKGAGVSGHKSETAKRELVMHNKAPMWNESSQVYQLDFGGRVIQESAKNFQIEFKGRQVMQFGRIDRNTYTLDFQYPFSALQAFAVALANVTQRLK; translated from the exons GACGGCTTCGTGCTCGTAGGCACCGTCGGGGGTCAAAGGTACTGGGCATCGACGTTGAACGACAAAGCTATTGTTACTTGTGGTATTTGGACACCGGATGATCAACAG GTATATTTCGGAACGACTGCGGGGCAATTAATAGTAATGGACGTTCACGGTGCAATGGTGTCGGAAGTGCAACTAGCAGCTGGTGTCACTTCGATGGCTTGGAGCGTGGAGAAGTTCACCATGGAAGAAGGGGACGACGATTTATCGAACGACAGATCTCACAGAG ACGATCGGAACTACGTGCTGGCCGTTTGTTTAGCCGACGGGAACATAGTGATGCTGCGGTCCTTCGACGACGTATCGCCCATCACGATACGGACGAACCTGAAGGCGCCGTTGCACGCGGAATGGAGCAATTCGCGTAAACTGTTGGCCATAGCCGGGACGCAGGAGTCGGACACGCAGGGCAGCAGCCCCCACGAGTACACGAACCTTTTGAAGTTTTACTCGGTCACCGGTGCCCTCGTGTACACCGCCGCGATACCGTACACGCAA TGCCCGGTGTCGGCTCTCACGTGGGGCCACAACGACAGGAGACTTTTCGTGGCGACAGGAGCACGTGTTCACGCGGCTTGGGTGTCAAG ACGGGTCGGCTCGTTGCAATTGTTGTCGCGTTTGGCGGTGAGAGCTACTCTAACCAGGGAATCCAGTGTTCAACAGCTTCCGTTGCCACCGAGATTGAGAGCGTCGGTGGCTGCACTTTTCGCTAGTACAATAAG ATGTTCGGTGCCAGAACCAGGGGAGCTAAGGCGGTTCGTATCGCGTCCACCTCCGGGAGGAGGACGGTTGTACTGCACCATGCTGAGGCACGCGGTGGAGCCGGTCCCATGTTACACGTTATACTTAGAGCACCTCGGGGGGCTGGTGCCCCTCCTGAAGGGCAGGCGGACCAGCAAAATCAGGCCGGAGTTCGTGATATTCGATCCGCAGAGTCAGGACACTCTGCAAGACGTGGAGGACACCTCGCAATGTCCGTCGTTTAGCGATGGCTCCGACACGGAAAGGGACACGGCCGATTTGTGCGGGTCACCGAGGAACAAACGGAAAAATAGGAGAAAAAGAGCGGAGGACAAGTCGAACGAGGAGAACGACGATCTTACCTACGTAGCCACTCTGCCAGAG CACGCGAGACTCGTCGAAGTAACGTCAAATATCTGGGGCACGAAATTCAAGTTCCACGGATTGGCAGACTCGGTGCCCGCTAACCTGGGCCAAGTCACCTATCGTACGTCGTTGCTGCATTTGCAACCGCGGCAAATGACTCTGGTGATAACGGAGCTGCGTGACGACGTTCCGGCAG GTCCAGACCCCACGTTCAACCCGAACCTGTTCTCCGAAGACGAGGAGGAAACGTTCCAGGAGCTCCAAGGAGCATCGAGGAGCACGCCGGATGCCCAGCCGCCGCCTATCGCGCCGATGACGCCGCGCAACGCACGACTAAACTCTAATCGTCCGAAATCACAAATCTCCAACCAGTTCATGGCCAACGAAACCCTGCCCGCGACGCTCTCGAGAGTCGAGAACTACGAGAACGAGCTGCCCTACGTAGACCTGCAGGAAATAGGGAACTTGTACGACAATCTGAGAACCGCGCCAGCGAATACCTATCGAACGCCGCCGAGACACAACCCGCCAAGGTGTTGCGACGTGCCGGCCCTCCAGTCGCCTAAAAACGCGGTCGCGCCCACGCAAACGATCATCGCGACCTCGAACACGGGGACCGACTACGCGAACAACATCCAACGGATGAAGACCGTTCTGGCCGACCAGCAG GACGACAAGGCTGTCCTGTCGTCCTGTCCAACGACGATCATTCCCATGTCCATACACAACGGCCAAAGCCCGGGCGCGGAACCGTCGAGCAGCCGCGACTGTCCCCAAAGCTCCATCGTGAACGGCTTGGACAACAACAACAGTTGTCCCCAGCCGCAGGCCATCTTCCTTAACGGTGTTCAGGGTAGGAAAGCTAGTCACAACTCCGGCAGCGGCGCGACGGCCTTGGGCCACGGGCAGAGCAACGGCGCCTTCAGCAAGAACGGTATACACTTGGCCAGTAACCATTCGCCCGCGTGTTCTTATCAATTTCCAGAGAACATCGAGCAGTGCGTCGGCCAGTCGTGCGCGCACTGCATCTCGAAGTTCAAAGACTTCAAGTCGCACGAGTCCTGCGGCAAAACGAACGCCAGCTACCTGCCGACCTGCGGCTCGAGCAGCAGGTCCGAGGAGATGCGTTTCATCGACGACGAGACCCGCGGCGAGGCGGTCGCGTTGGAACACTCCCGTGCCGTTCACCGAACCCCCACGGTCGCCAGTATCGGTCCCCTGTGCGTCAACGACTCCATAGTCAGAAGCTGCAGCGTCGGCTACCTGGACATGGTGGACGCGCAGCTGGTCCCCTGCGACGTCGCTCTGAAGATGCTCAGGAAAGAGGCGCCCAACAAGAGGCTGGTCCTTGTCTCGAGAAAGACcaaaaggagaaaaaagaaCAAGACTCAGCTGGAGATCGGACAGCAGACCTCCAAGTCGCCGAGGCTCCGCAACTGCGGCAAATCGAGGAGTCTCGACTCCAGCGACATATTCCCGGTGAACGATCacgtcgccgcgccgcccaAGTTGCCGGAGCACATCGAAGAGGCGGCGGGTGTCGTCAACGCCGAAATGACCGAGGGGAAGAGCAACGAGTCCCTGGAGAAGACGTCCGACGTCATAGAAGTGTCCGTTGAGTGTGCGAAACGCGTCGCCGGGACTAGCACGGTGAACTCCCCTGTCAAACCGAGCCGACTAGAAAGTCCTAATTCGCCTGCTAG ATGTTCTAGTCCAAGCGGTTCACTGGCATCATCCTTAGACGGTCTTGCAGCTCGACTGCGAGATTTCGATGAAAGTCATTCTTTGCCACCACCGTCACCTCGTCCATCCTGTAG ATTTTACGATATATTTCTTAGATTACCTAGAAGTTCCCCGAGTAGTCCAGCTCCCTCGAAGAAAGGTAAAAGaccggcgtcggcgtcgccaATTAGAAGGCGGCTGCTATCGAGTCCTTTATTAAGCAGAAAAACGCGAAAGAGCCGGGGCGAAAGTTCAGACGAGGAAGGCTTGCTTCCAGATGAATCGTCGATGAACTATAGAGACCTTGAAACTTTTCAAAAGGCACAGTTGCGCCAGAAG TTAAAGCAGAAAGGGGCGGGAGTATCCGGACACAAATCGGAGACAGCGAAACGGGAGCTCGTGATGCACAATAAAGCGCCAATGTGGAACGAGTCCAGCCAAGTGTATCAACTCGATTTCGGCGGCAGAGTGATCCAAGAAAGCgcgaaaaattttcaaatagagTTCAAGGGTCGACAG GTCATGCAATTTGGGAGGATAGATAGGAACACCTACACACTAGATTTCCAATATCCTTTTAGTGCATTACAAGCGTTCGCTGTTGCCTTGGCGAATGTTACACAACGGCTCAAGTAA
- the Tusp gene encoding WD40 superfamily protein Tusp isoform X2 encodes MHLHFEENNNGKCDCNILSLSWMGKVPDESPEVILVKWNEPYQKLASCDSSGVIFVWMKYEGRWSIELINDRTIPVTHFSWSHDGRLAVICYRDGFVLVGTVGGQRYWASTLNDKAIVTCGIWTPDDQQVYFGTTAGQLIVMDVHGAMVSEVQLAAGVTSMAWSVEKFTMEEGDDDLSNDRSHRDDRNYVLAVCLADGNIVMLRSFDDVSPITIRTNLKAPLHAEWSNSRKLLAIAGTQESDTQGSSPHEYTNLLKFYSVTGALVYTAAIPYTQCPVSALTWGHNDRRLFVATGARVHAAWVSRRVGSLQLLSRLAVRATLTRESSVQQLPLPPRLRASVAALFASTIRCSVPEPGELRRFVSRPPPGGGRLYCTMLRHAVEPVPCYTLYLEHLGGLVPLLKGRRTSKIRPEFVIFDPQSQDTLQDVEDTSQCPSFSDGSDTERDTADLCGSPRNKRKNRRKRAEDKSNEENDDLTYVATLPEHARLVEVTSNIWGTKFKFHGLADSVPANLGQVTYRTSLLHLQPRQMTLVITELRDDVPAGPDPTFNPNLFSEDEEETFQELQGASRSTPDAQPPPIAPMTPRNARLNSNRPKSQISNQFMANETLPATLSRVENYENELPYVDLQEIGNLYDNLRTAPANTYRTPPRHNPPRCCDVPALQSPKNAVAPTQTIIATSNTGTDYANNIQRMKTVLADQQVGMVTKKELENNKFNQISQDDKAVLSSCPTTIIPMSIHNGQSPGAEPSSSRDCPQSSIVNGLDNNNSCPQPQAIFLNGVQGRKASHNSGSGATALGHGQSNGAFSKNGIHLASNHSPACSYQFPENIEQCVGQSCAHCISKFKDFKSHESCGKTNASYLPTCGSSSRSEEMRFIDDETRGEAVALEHSRAVHRTPTVASIGPLCVNDSIVRSCSVGYLDMVDAQLVPCDVALKMLRKEAPNKRLVLVSRKTKRRKKNKTQLEIGQQTSKSPRLRNCGKSRSLDSSDIFPVNDHVAAPPKLPEHIEEAAGVVNAEMTEGKSNESLEKTSDVIEVSVECAKRVAGTSTVNSPVKPSRLESPNSPARCSSPSGSLASSLDGLAARLRDFDESHSLPPPSPRPSCRFYDIFLRLPRSSPSSPAPSKKGKRPASASPIRRRLLSSPLLSRKTRKSRGESSDEEGLLPDESSMNYRDLETFQKAQLRQKKGAGVSGHKSETAKRELVMHNKAPMWNESSQVYQLDFGGRVIQESAKNFQIEFKGRQVMQFGRIDRNTYTLDFQYPFSALQAFAVALANVTQRLK; translated from the exons GACGGCTTCGTGCTCGTAGGCACCGTCGGGGGTCAAAGGTACTGGGCATCGACGTTGAACGACAAAGCTATTGTTACTTGTGGTATTTGGACACCGGATGATCAACAG GTATATTTCGGAACGACTGCGGGGCAATTAATAGTAATGGACGTTCACGGTGCAATGGTGTCGGAAGTGCAACTAGCAGCTGGTGTCACTTCGATGGCTTGGAGCGTGGAGAAGTTCACCATGGAAGAAGGGGACGACGATTTATCGAACGACAGATCTCACAGAG ACGATCGGAACTACGTGCTGGCCGTTTGTTTAGCCGACGGGAACATAGTGATGCTGCGGTCCTTCGACGACGTATCGCCCATCACGATACGGACGAACCTGAAGGCGCCGTTGCACGCGGAATGGAGCAATTCGCGTAAACTGTTGGCCATAGCCGGGACGCAGGAGTCGGACACGCAGGGCAGCAGCCCCCACGAGTACACGAACCTTTTGAAGTTTTACTCGGTCACCGGTGCCCTCGTGTACACCGCCGCGATACCGTACACGCAA TGCCCGGTGTCGGCTCTCACGTGGGGCCACAACGACAGGAGACTTTTCGTGGCGACAGGAGCACGTGTTCACGCGGCTTGGGTGTCAAG ACGGGTCGGCTCGTTGCAATTGTTGTCGCGTTTGGCGGTGAGAGCTACTCTAACCAGGGAATCCAGTGTTCAACAGCTTCCGTTGCCACCGAGATTGAGAGCGTCGGTGGCTGCACTTTTCGCTAGTACAATAAG ATGTTCGGTGCCAGAACCAGGGGAGCTAAGGCGGTTCGTATCGCGTCCACCTCCGGGAGGAGGACGGTTGTACTGCACCATGCTGAGGCACGCGGTGGAGCCGGTCCCATGTTACACGTTATACTTAGAGCACCTCGGGGGGCTGGTGCCCCTCCTGAAGGGCAGGCGGACCAGCAAAATCAGGCCGGAGTTCGTGATATTCGATCCGCAGAGTCAGGACACTCTGCAAGACGTGGAGGACACCTCGCAATGTCCGTCGTTTAGCGATGGCTCCGACACGGAAAGGGACACGGCCGATTTGTGCGGGTCACCGAGGAACAAACGGAAAAATAGGAGAAAAAGAGCGGAGGACAAGTCGAACGAGGAGAACGACGATCTTACCTACGTAGCCACTCTGCCAGAG CACGCGAGACTCGTCGAAGTAACGTCAAATATCTGGGGCACGAAATTCAAGTTCCACGGATTGGCAGACTCGGTGCCCGCTAACCTGGGCCAAGTCACCTATCGTACGTCGTTGCTGCATTTGCAACCGCGGCAAATGACTCTGGTGATAACGGAGCTGCGTGACGACGTTCCGGCAG GTCCAGACCCCACGTTCAACCCGAACCTGTTCTCCGAAGACGAGGAGGAAACGTTCCAGGAGCTCCAAGGAGCATCGAGGAGCACGCCGGATGCCCAGCCGCCGCCTATCGCGCCGATGACGCCGCGCAACGCACGACTAAACTCTAATCGTCCGAAATCACAAATCTCCAACCAGTTCATGGCCAACGAAACCCTGCCCGCGACGCTCTCGAGAGTCGAGAACTACGAGAACGAGCTGCCCTACGTAGACCTGCAGGAAATAGGGAACTTGTACGACAATCTGAGAACCGCGCCAGCGAATACCTATCGAACGCCGCCGAGACACAACCCGCCAAGGTGTTGCGACGTGCCGGCCCTCCAGTCGCCTAAAAACGCGGTCGCGCCCACGCAAACGATCATCGCGACCTCGAACACGGGGACCGACTACGCGAACAACATCCAACGGATGAAGACCGTTCTGGCCGACCAGCAGGTTGGTATGGTCACGAAGAAGGAGCTCGAGAACAACAAATTCAATCAGATCTCCCAGGACGACAAGGCTGTCCTGTCGTCCTGTCCAACGACGATCATTCCCATGTCCATACACAACGGCCAAAGCCCGGGCGCGGAACCGTCGAGCAGCCGCGACTGTCCCCAAAGCTCCATCGTGAACGGCTTGGACAACAACAACAGTTGTCCCCAGCCGCAGGCCATCTTCCTTAACGGTGTTCAGGGTAGGAAAGCTAGTCACAACTCCGGCAGCGGCGCGACGGCCTTGGGCCACGGGCAGAGCAACGGCGCCTTCAGCAAGAACGGTATACACTTGGCCAGTAACCATTCGCCCGCGTGTTCTTATCAATTTCCAGAGAACATCGAGCAGTGCGTCGGCCAGTCGTGCGCGCACTGCATCTCGAAGTTCAAAGACTTCAAGTCGCACGAGTCCTGCGGCAAAACGAACGCCAGCTACCTGCCGACCTGCGGCTCGAGCAGCAGGTCCGAGGAGATGCGTTTCATCGACGACGAGACCCGCGGCGAGGCGGTCGCGTTGGAACACTCCCGTGCCGTTCACCGAACCCCCACGGTCGCCAGTATCGGTCCCCTGTGCGTCAACGACTCCATAGTCAGAAGCTGCAGCGTCGGCTACCTGGACATGGTGGACGCGCAGCTGGTCCCCTGCGACGTCGCTCTGAAGATGCTCAGGAAAGAGGCGCCCAACAAGAGGCTGGTCCTTGTCTCGAGAAAGACcaaaaggagaaaaaagaaCAAGACTCAGCTGGAGATCGGACAGCAGACCTCCAAGTCGCCGAGGCTCCGCAACTGCGGCAAATCGAGGAGTCTCGACTCCAGCGACATATTCCCGGTGAACGATCacgtcgccgcgccgcccaAGTTGCCGGAGCACATCGAAGAGGCGGCGGGTGTCGTCAACGCCGAAATGACCGAGGGGAAGAGCAACGAGTCCCTGGAGAAGACGTCCGACGTCATAGAAGTGTCCGTTGAGTGTGCGAAACGCGTCGCCGGGACTAGCACGGTGAACTCCCCTGTCAAACCGAGCCGACTAGAAAGTCCTAATTCGCCTGCTAG ATGTTCTAGTCCAAGCGGTTCACTGGCATCATCCTTAGACGGTCTTGCAGCTCGACTGCGAGATTTCGATGAAAGTCATTCTTTGCCACCACCGTCACCTCGTCCATCCTGTAG ATTTTACGATATATTTCTTAGATTACCTAGAAGTTCCCCGAGTAGTCCAGCTCCCTCGAAGAAAGGTAAAAGaccggcgtcggcgtcgccaATTAGAAGGCGGCTGCTATCGAGTCCTTTATTAAGCAGAAAAACGCGAAAGAGCCGGGGCGAAAGTTCAGACGAGGAAGGCTTGCTTCCAGATGAATCGTCGATGAACTATAGAGACCTTGAAACTTTTCAAAAGGCACAGTTGCGCCAGAAG AAAGGGGCGGGAGTATCCGGACACAAATCGGAGACAGCGAAACGGGAGCTCGTGATGCACAATAAAGCGCCAATGTGGAACGAGTCCAGCCAAGTGTATCAACTCGATTTCGGCGGCAGAGTGATCCAAGAAAGCgcgaaaaattttcaaatagagTTCAAGGGTCGACAG GTCATGCAATTTGGGAGGATAGATAGGAACACCTACACACTAGATTTCCAATATCCTTTTAGTGCATTACAAGCGTTCGCTGTTGCCTTGGCGAATGTTACACAACGGCTCAAGTAA